A window of the Glaciimonas sp. CA11.2 genome harbors these coding sequences:
- a CDS encoding porin gives MKKNINITLMAASLGMVASSAAFAQSSVTLYGVHDMFSGYQSSTVGGKHTSLTVLGNNGEMTSRLGIRGNEDLGGGYKTTFDLENGFDPGTGQQQNSFRLFDRQAWVGISGNFGEVRAGRQNTPMFAYSGNMDAFGAATYGSAYNNFSNWLARVDNDISYTSPKIYNSQIELHYSLGEKAGNIAGNAVYQAAGQTQQGPVFFALAYLIAANATNTNRVQEFMAGGNVDYGHGKIYLGYFRANEVISATTGNALSNPAGKYDPTVGPVSNTPGNYHNTYSVSADYRVNPVTTIAAGYGLIKDSSSFGNNARQVSLIVNYDLSKRTRLYSVASRLNNSNTAQLKMAGASITTGSFLTPGAGQSETGVQVGIRHLF, from the coding sequence ATGAAAAAGAATATCAACATTACATTAATGGCCGCATCGCTGGGAATGGTCGCTAGTTCAGCCGCATTCGCACAGTCTTCGGTAACACTTTACGGCGTACACGATATGTTCAGTGGCTATCAATCGTCAACGGTCGGAGGTAAGCACACTTCACTGACGGTGCTCGGTAACAACGGTGAAATGACAAGTCGCTTGGGCATCCGTGGTAATGAGGATCTCGGTGGCGGTTATAAGACCACGTTCGATCTCGAAAATGGATTTGATCCAGGTACAGGCCAACAACAAAATTCCTTCCGCTTGTTTGATCGCCAGGCTTGGGTCGGCATTTCAGGTAATTTCGGTGAAGTGCGCGCCGGGCGCCAGAACACACCAATGTTCGCTTATAGCGGGAACATGGATGCATTCGGTGCAGCAACCTATGGGTCTGCTTACAACAACTTTTCCAATTGGCTGGCGCGCGTCGATAACGACATTAGCTATACTTCGCCGAAAATTTATAATTCACAAATTGAATTGCATTACTCGCTGGGCGAAAAAGCTGGCAATATTGCGGGCAATGCGGTCTATCAGGCGGCGGGACAGACGCAGCAGGGGCCTGTTTTCTTTGCGTTGGCTTATCTGATCGCGGCAAATGCTACCAACACCAATCGCGTTCAGGAATTCATGGCCGGCGGGAATGTGGACTATGGCCACGGAAAAATCTATCTTGGCTATTTCCGTGCGAATGAGGTGATTTCGGCGACGACCGGCAACGCGCTCAGCAATCCTGCGGGAAAATACGATCCGACCGTCGGTCCGGTAAGTAACACGCCTGGTAACTATCATAACACTTATAGCGTTTCCGCAGATTATCGCGTCAACCCTGTAACGACGATTGCTGCTGGCTATGGCTTGATCAAGGATAGCTCTTCTTTTGGGAATAATGCCAGACAGGTCAGCCTGATCGTGAATTACGATCTGTCTAAACGGACGCGACTTTATTCCGTTGCGTCGCGATTGAATAATTCCAATACCGCGCAGTTAAAGATGGCGGGTGCCAGCATCACGACTGGATCTTTTCTGACGCCGGGCGCCGGGCAAAGTGAAACAGGTGTTCAAGTCGGAATCCGTCATTTGTTCTAA
- the ligK gene encoding 4-carboxy-4-hydroxy-2-oxoadipate aldolase/oxaloacetate decarboxylase — translation MNNLGIVKRNIQRASKADVEALSAFGSATIHEAMGRVGLMWPYLRPIYVGAYMCGTAVTVLLQPGDNWMMHVAAEQIEPGDVVVAAVTAECTDGYFGDLLATSFRARGAKGLVIDAGVRDIKDLTAMQFPVFSKAISAKGTIKATLGSVNIPVVCGGAMVNPGDVVIADDDGIVVVPAQFAAATAAAAAAREANEAEKRETLASGVLGLDMYQMRDLLAKAGLRYID, via the coding sequence CTGAATAATCTCGGCATCGTCAAACGCAATATCCAACGTGCAAGTAAGGCCGACGTCGAAGCTCTCTCAGCGTTCGGCTCCGCTACCATTCATGAAGCCATGGGGCGGGTTGGCCTGATGTGGCCGTACCTCCGTCCTATCTATGTCGGTGCATACATGTGCGGCACAGCGGTAACAGTGTTGCTACAACCTGGCGACAATTGGATGATGCATGTCGCCGCCGAGCAAATTGAACCGGGAGATGTCGTAGTAGCAGCCGTTACGGCGGAATGTACCGATGGCTATTTCGGCGACCTGCTCGCGACTTCCTTTCGTGCTCGCGGCGCCAAGGGTCTTGTCATTGACGCCGGTGTACGCGATATCAAGGATTTGACCGCGATGCAGTTTCCAGTATTTTCAAAGGCGATCAGCGCCAAGGGCACCATCAAGGCGACCTTGGGTTCGGTCAACATACCTGTGGTCTGCGGCGGCGCGATGGTCAATCCGGGTGATGTGGTGATCGCCGACGACGACGGCATCGTTGTGGTACCCGCCCAATTTGCGGCCGCGACTGCGGCGGCGGCGGCGGCGCGCGAAGCTAATGAAGCCGAAAAAAGGGAAACGCTTGCCAGCGGCGTCCTGGGCCTTGACATGTATCAAATGCGCGATTTACTAGCCAAGGCAGGGCTGCGTTACATCGACTGA
- a CDS encoding amidohydrolase family protein yields the protein MQHPLIIDCHGHYTTAPKALEDWRNRQIANLATPKLGPKPSELRISDDELRESIETNQLRLMKQRGLDMTIFSPRASFMAHHIGDFNTSATWAAICNELCYRVSQLFPDNFIGAAMLPQSAGMDPSSCIPELEKCMAEYGFVGINLNPDPSGGHWTSPPLSDRHWYPLYEKMVEYQIPAMVHVSTSCNACFHTTGAHYLNADTTAFMQFLSSDLFHDFPTLKFVIPHGGGAVPYHWGRFRGLAQEMKKPLLKEHLLNNIFFDTCVYHQPGIDLLTKVIPVDNVLFASEMIGAVRGIDPETGNYFDDTKRYIEASVQLSAEDRYKIYEGNARRVFPRLDAALNAKTKQEDTQHVTE from the coding sequence ATGCAACATCCGTTAATCATTGATTGCCACGGCCATTACACTACCGCCCCTAAAGCGCTGGAGGATTGGCGCAATCGCCAGATCGCCAACCTTGCGACTCCGAAGCTTGGACCGAAACCTTCGGAGTTACGAATCAGCGATGACGAACTGCGCGAATCGATTGAAACTAACCAGTTGCGTCTAATGAAGCAGCGTGGCCTGGATATGACGATTTTCTCGCCGCGCGCAAGTTTCATGGCGCACCATATTGGCGACTTCAACACCAGCGCCACCTGGGCTGCGATCTGCAATGAGCTGTGTTACCGGGTATCGCAACTGTTCCCGGATAACTTTATCGGCGCGGCGATGTTGCCGCAGTCAGCCGGTATGGATCCGAGCAGTTGCATTCCCGAGCTTGAAAAATGCATGGCCGAATACGGCTTTGTCGGCATCAATCTGAATCCCGACCCTTCCGGTGGCCACTGGACATCGCCACCACTGTCGGATCGCCACTGGTATCCCCTTTATGAAAAGATGGTTGAGTATCAAATTCCGGCAATGGTCCATGTCAGCACCAGTTGCAACGCGTGCTTTCACACCACCGGCGCGCATTACCTGAATGCCGACACCACGGCTTTTATGCAGTTCTTGTCCAGCGACCTGTTCCATGACTTCCCCACGTTGAAGTTCGTGATTCCGCACGGCGGCGGCGCCGTGCCTTATCACTGGGGCCGTTTCCGTGGGTTGGCGCAAGAAATGAAGAAGCCGCTACTGAAAGAGCATCTGCTCAACAACATCTTCTTTGACACTTGTGTCTATCACCAGCCGGGGATCGATTTACTGACCAAAGTTATCCCGGTTGACAACGTTTTGTTCGCCTCCGAAATGATCGGCGCGGTACGGGGGATCGATCCCGAGACCGGCAACTATTTCGACGATACCAAGCGTTATATCGAAGCGTCAGTCCAGCTAAGCGCTGAAGACCGCTACAAGATTTACGAAGGCAATGCCCGCCGTGTATTCCCGCGTCTGGACGCTGCTCTAAATGCTAAAACGAAACAAGAGGATACACAACATGTCACTGAATAA